A genomic region of Gemmata massiliana contains the following coding sequences:
- a CDS encoding helix-turn-helix domain-containing protein — protein sequence MGLSKNIAYRLQTLRAAAGLSQQQVADQADLSLSLITKMEQGRKADPRASTILALAGALGVKPGQLIEDLTPPPEGVFPPKKGKKGKKKKKLLAALVGVGAADTSLGATDSGDAPAAETLALASESAEKPVRKKKKKK from the coding sequence ATGGGGTTGTCGAAGAACATCGCGTACCGATTGCAAACTTTGCGGGCGGCAGCGGGTTTGTCGCAGCAGCAGGTCGCGGATCAGGCCGATCTGAGCCTGTCGCTGATTACAAAAATGGAGCAGGGTCGGAAGGCCGATCCGCGTGCGAGCACGATCCTGGCTCTGGCCGGAGCGCTGGGCGTGAAGCCCGGTCAACTCATCGAAGACCTGACCCCGCCGCCGGAGGGGGTGTTCCCGCCCAAGAAGGGGAAGAAGGGCAAGAAGAAAAAGAAGCTCCTCGCGGCCCTCGTTGGTGTGGGTGCAGCGGATACATCGTTGGGTGCCACCGATAGTGGTGATGCTCCCGCGGCCGAAACACTTGCACTCGCGTCCGAGAGCGCGGAAAAGCCGGTGCGAAAGAAGAAAAAGAAGAAGTAG
- the rpsR gene encoding 30S ribosomal protein S18: MNRKKMVCSRKGQCRFCTKEGSPRPVFVDYKDVSGLKKMLNGQGKLLGRKRSGVCAAFQREVGTAVKRARFMGLLPYVAE, from the coding sequence ATGAATCGGAAGAAGATGGTTTGTTCGCGCAAGGGGCAGTGCCGGTTCTGTACTAAGGAAGGGAGCCCGCGCCCCGTGTTCGTTGATTACAAGGACGTGAGCGGCCTCAAGAAAATGCTGAACGGGCAGGGCAAACTGCTCGGCCGCAAGCGGAGCGGGGTGTGCGCCGCGTTCCAGCGCGAGGTCGGGACCGCCGTGAAGCGGGCACGGTTCATGGGGCTGTTGCCTTACGTCGCGGAATAG
- a CDS encoding O-linked N-acetylglucosamine transferase, SPINDLY family protein: MATAEDLFQRTVAAHQSGALDEAEQGYRQLLDALPGHPACLTNLGSILAHRGENEEAERLYLESIASDPSQLNTLFNLGNLYRRTGRSAQAVPLYEDALRISPSAPLVLVNLGLAVSDDGDWPRAVECFSRAVNVTPDVADGLNLLGDALARCGRRDEAIAAFREVVSRFPDAPRGYCNLGLHLAAAGQTDEAIEVLERAVALRADYPEAHNALGVAYEAVGRTDDAQTAYQNAVRLRPAFVDAWANLGTSLGEHGRTTEAVEALRRALELAPNPIAQSSLLSNLLYSSTLIPEQLRDEHVAWATAFADSLAPAERPHKRDQGTPGRIRVGYVFGEFRSRASRAFLEALLTNHDRTQFHITAYPNTGRQSEDYDRLRRLADSWKPIVHLPDDRAAALIRSDEIDVLVDLNGHGPGNRLLVFARGPAPIQINLFGYPATTGMRAMDFRVTDSQIDPSGAESLYTEKLLRLPDLSWLYVPPTNAPAPTPPPASRRAFTFGCLNHPGKLSDACVDAWAEILKSVPKSRLVLLVGQSVHSSADIAARFTQRGVVPDRLELVYRLSGNDYFEAYQPFDVTLDPFPYGGAVTTCDSLWMGVPVLTAVGRDARGRQGMSLLNALGLPEFIADTPEQLVTLAATWADQRDALADLRGSLRDMVSNSPLTDAATYVKHLEAAYRSV, translated from the coding sequence GTGGCCACAGCGGAAGATCTGTTCCAGCGCACCGTTGCCGCTCACCAGAGCGGCGCCCTCGACGAAGCCGAACAGGGGTACCGGCAGCTCCTCGACGCGCTGCCCGGGCACCCCGCGTGCCTGACCAATCTCGGTTCGATCCTCGCGCACCGCGGGGAAAACGAAGAGGCCGAGCGCCTCTACCTCGAATCGATCGCGTCCGATCCCAGTCAGCTCAACACGCTCTTTAACCTCGGGAACCTGTACCGGCGCACCGGGCGCTCCGCGCAGGCCGTGCCGCTGTACGAGGACGCGCTGCGCATATCGCCCAGCGCCCCGCTGGTGCTCGTCAACTTGGGGCTGGCGGTAAGCGACGACGGGGACTGGCCGCGTGCGGTGGAGTGCTTTTCGCGCGCCGTCAACGTAACCCCCGACGTGGCCGACGGGCTGAACCTGCTCGGCGACGCGCTCGCCCGGTGCGGGCGCCGGGACGAGGCGATTGCCGCGTTCCGGGAGGTCGTTTCGCGGTTCCCGGACGCGCCGCGCGGGTACTGCAACTTGGGGCTTCATCTCGCGGCCGCGGGGCAGACGGACGAAGCGATCGAGGTTCTGGAACGCGCCGTCGCGCTTCGTGCGGACTATCCCGAAGCGCACAACGCTCTGGGCGTGGCCTACGAAGCGGTCGGCCGCACGGACGACGCACAGACCGCGTACCAGAACGCAGTGCGCCTCCGGCCCGCGTTCGTGGATGCGTGGGCCAATTTGGGGACGAGCCTCGGTGAACACGGCCGCACGACGGAGGCGGTTGAAGCTCTGCGCCGGGCACTCGAACTGGCCCCCAACCCGATCGCACAAAGTTCGCTACTTAGTAACCTGCTGTACTCCTCGACGCTCATACCAGAGCAGTTGCGCGACGAACACGTGGCCTGGGCCACCGCATTCGCGGACTCGCTCGCGCCCGCGGAGCGCCCGCACAAACGCGACCAGGGCACTCCCGGGCGGATTCGCGTGGGATACGTGTTCGGCGAGTTCCGGTCGCGTGCGTCACGCGCGTTTCTGGAAGCACTTCTCACGAACCACGACCGCACGCAGTTCCACATCACCGCGTACCCGAACACGGGGCGGCAGAGCGAAGATTACGACCGCTTGCGTCGACTCGCGGATTCGTGGAAGCCGATCGTACACCTCCCGGACGACCGCGCCGCGGCCCTCATTCGTTCGGACGAAATCGACGTTCTCGTGGACCTGAACGGACACGGGCCGGGGAACCGGTTGCTCGTGTTCGCACGCGGCCCGGCACCGATTCAAATCAACCTCTTCGGTTACCCCGCGACGACGGGGATGCGGGCGATGGATTTCCGCGTAACCGATTCGCAGATCGACCCGTCTGGCGCGGAATCGCTGTACACCGAGAAGCTCCTGCGATTGCCCGATCTCAGTTGGCTGTACGTCCCGCCGACCAACGCCCCCGCTCCGACCCCGCCGCCCGCGAGCCGGCGCGCGTTTACGTTCGGGTGCCTGAACCACCCCGGGAAGTTGTCCGATGCCTGTGTGGATGCGTGGGCCGAAATCCTGAAGTCCGTACCGAAGTCGCGTTTGGTGCTGCTCGTGGGGCAGTCGGTCCACTCGTCGGCCGACATCGCTGCCCGGTTCACGCAACGTGGCGTCGTTCCAGACCGCCTGGAACTCGTGTACCGGCTCTCGGGGAACGATTACTTCGAGGCGTATCAGCCGTTCGACGTGACGCTCGACCCGTTCCCATACGGCGGCGCGGTAACGACGTGCGATTCGCTGTGGATGGGTGTTCCGGTGCTGACGGCCGTGGGGCGCGACGCACGCGGTCGGCAGGGCATGAGCTTGCTCAACGCTCTGGGGCTGCCGGAGTTCATCGCCGACACCCCCGAGCAACTCGTGACACTGGCCGCGACGTGGGCCGACCAGCGCGACGCCCTCGCCGACCTCCGCGGTAGCCTCCGGGACATGGTGTCGAACTCGCCGCTCACGGACGCTGCGACTTACGTGAAACACCTCGAAGCCGCGTACCGGAGCGTATAG
- a CDS encoding DUF7919 family protein, whose product MYYPDLSNECQVDRGTHIRAIGWLSADHLFTTGSASLEFLNVLMSHVSTAWAPVWVAGPHFCEFCPKPKRGEGRIGGSANVWIPTVSAVYVAPALVTHYIESHSYLPPEEFIAAVLACPPQSSPEFHELMGRHSRA is encoded by the coding sequence ATGTACTACCCCGATCTGAGTAATGAATGTCAGGTAGATCGGGGTACCCACATCAGGGCGATTGGCTGGCTCAGTGCGGACCATCTGTTCACAACCGGCTCGGCCTCATTGGAGTTTCTGAACGTACTAATGTCACACGTTAGCACAGCGTGGGCGCCAGTATGGGTCGCGGGTCCACACTTCTGCGAGTTCTGTCCCAAACCGAAACGTGGTGAGGGACGAATCGGCGGCTCGGCAAATGTGTGGATTCCAACCGTTTCAGCCGTGTACGTCGCGCCGGCGTTGGTGACTCACTACATTGAGTCCCACAGTTACTTACCGCCAGAAGAATTCATAGCTGCCGTTCTAGCCTGTCCACCTCAAAGTTCGCCGGAGTTCCATGAACTGATGGGCCGACACTCCAGGGCGTAG
- a CDS encoding alpha/beta hydrolase family protein, which translates to MPQFRVALFALLPMALLAGCQPKGIPATGLTNPDGKTTLADARKGFVTKLARQQKANEAVDEPPANVFRTVQYDAPVGKCAAYLTPNPKDGKKHPAIIWITGGDCNTIGDVWKPAPVSNDQTAGQYREAGIVMMFPSLRGGNKNPGSQENFFGEVDDVLAAAEYLAKQDFVDPTRIYLGGHSTGGTLVMLVAELSPKFRAVFSFGPAEDISGYPAQFRSAVNMSDAREVGLRSPGRWLHSIQSPTFVFEGVDGNLSSLQAMAQASSNPKAKFFAVKGATHFSVLAPVNKLVAKKILADTGAEPNLAFTEAELNQLFGR; encoded by the coding sequence ATGCCCCAGTTTCGCGTCGCCCTCTTCGCACTGCTCCCGATGGCGCTACTCGCCGGGTGCCAGCCCAAAGGCATCCCCGCAACCGGGCTTACCAACCCGGACGGCAAAACAACACTCGCGGACGCTCGCAAAGGGTTCGTTACCAAACTCGCCCGACAACAGAAGGCGAACGAAGCAGTCGATGAGCCGCCCGCGAACGTGTTTCGCACAGTGCAGTACGACGCACCTGTGGGCAAATGCGCCGCGTACCTCACCCCCAACCCAAAAGACGGCAAAAAGCACCCCGCGATCATCTGGATCACCGGTGGCGACTGCAACACCATCGGCGACGTGTGGAAACCCGCTCCGGTCAGCAACGACCAGACTGCCGGTCAGTACCGCGAAGCCGGCATCGTGATGATGTTCCCGTCACTCCGCGGGGGGAACAAGAACCCCGGTTCACAGGAGAACTTCTTCGGCGAAGTCGACGACGTACTCGCCGCCGCGGAGTACCTCGCGAAACAGGATTTCGTCGACCCGACCCGCATCTACCTGGGCGGGCACAGCACCGGCGGCACGCTCGTGATGCTGGTCGCGGAGTTGTCGCCCAAGTTCCGCGCGGTCTTCTCGTTCGGCCCGGCCGAGGACATTTCGGGCTACCCTGCACAGTTCCGGTCCGCGGTCAACATGTCCGATGCGCGCGAGGTCGGACTCCGGTCGCCCGGCCGGTGGCTCCACTCGATCCAGTCACCGACGTTCGTTTTTGAAGGGGTCGACGGTAACCTGAGTTCACTTCAAGCGATGGCACAGGCGTCGAGTAACCCGAAAGCGAAGTTCTTCGCGGTTAAAGGAGCGACACACTTCAGTGTCCTCGCTCCGGTCAACAAGCTGGTCGCGAAGAAGATCCTCGCGGACACCGGCGCGGAACCGAACCTGGCGTTCACGGAAGCGGAACTGAACCAACTCTTCGGCCGGTAA
- a CDS encoding SMP-30/gluconolactonase/LRE family protein has protein sequence MRRLLPLLLLTPAIAFADEPKQADPVPKGTTFSFDFNKSKVFPGTTRRVTVFVPAQYDGKTPACVYVNQDGLPGYVGPTFEKLIAAKEMPVTIAIGVTPGVVPAANKDALPRFNRSYEYDGLGDAYARMLLDELLPEVETKTASGDRKIVLSKKGADRAIGGASSGAICAFTVAWERPDAFTRVFSTIGTYVGLRGGDIYPTLIRKFEPKPIRVFLQDGSKDLNIYGGDWWMANQTMQRALVFGGYEVKHEWNEGGHDGGLAAKPFPEATKWLWKGWPEAPKAGEGSSQLKEILIPGEGWKLVGDSYKFTEGPATNAKGEVFYNDVGAAKTYKVVDGKPVEWLADSKRGDGQRFGPDGKLYANAAGVNKILAWDAEGKATEFAAGFKGNDLVVLNTGAIYDTDPFETPNNSKIYYVSPKGEKKVVDTGLKFANGITVSPDQTLLYVADSRTHWVYSYSIQPDGTLTNKQKYYHLYVHDRDDDSGADGLRVDRDGRLWVATKAGLQVCDQAGRVNCIIPTPNGKVSNLTFGGENMDVIYATCGEKVYSRKVKVKGANAFEKPFKPATPRL, from the coding sequence ATGCGCCGACTGCTGCCTCTCCTGCTCCTCACACCGGCTATCGCGTTCGCCGACGAGCCGAAGCAAGCCGATCCCGTACCGAAGGGAACCACCTTTAGCTTCGACTTCAATAAGAGCAAGGTCTTCCCGGGAACGACACGGCGCGTGACCGTGTTCGTGCCGGCCCAATACGACGGCAAAACGCCCGCGTGCGTGTACGTAAACCAGGACGGGCTTCCCGGTTACGTTGGCCCGACGTTTGAAAAACTGATCGCAGCGAAGGAAATGCCGGTCACAATCGCGATCGGCGTCACGCCCGGTGTCGTTCCGGCAGCGAACAAGGACGCGCTCCCGCGGTTCAACCGCAGCTACGAATACGACGGACTCGGCGACGCCTACGCTCGCATGCTGCTCGACGAACTGCTCCCGGAAGTGGAAACGAAAACTGCGAGCGGCGACCGCAAAATCGTGCTCTCGAAGAAGGGCGCGGACCGGGCCATCGGTGGAGCGAGTAGTGGGGCCATTTGCGCGTTTACGGTCGCGTGGGAGCGCCCGGACGCCTTCACCCGCGTGTTCAGCACCATTGGCACTTACGTCGGGCTGCGCGGGGGTGACATCTACCCCACACTGATCCGCAAGTTCGAGCCGAAACCGATCCGCGTCTTCCTTCAGGACGGCAGCAAAGACCTCAACATCTACGGCGGCGACTGGTGGATGGCGAACCAGACGATGCAGCGCGCACTGGTGTTCGGCGGCTACGAAGTGAAGCACGAGTGGAACGAAGGCGGACACGACGGCGGACTAGCCGCAAAGCCGTTCCCCGAAGCGACAAAGTGGCTGTGGAAGGGCTGGCCCGAGGCGCCGAAAGCCGGGGAGGGTTCGTCGCAATTGAAGGAGATCCTGATCCCGGGCGAGGGATGGAAACTCGTGGGCGACAGCTACAAGTTCACCGAAGGCCCGGCGACCAACGCGAAGGGTGAAGTGTTCTACAACGACGTGGGCGCGGCGAAGACGTACAAGGTCGTGGACGGCAAGCCGGTCGAATGGCTGGCCGACAGCAAGCGCGGCGACGGCCAGCGGTTCGGCCCGGACGGGAAGCTCTACGCGAACGCCGCAGGCGTGAACAAGATTCTCGCGTGGGACGCGGAAGGCAAAGCAACCGAGTTCGCAGCCGGCTTCAAGGGGAACGACCTCGTCGTGCTGAACACGGGCGCGATCTACGACACCGACCCGTTCGAGACGCCAAATAACAGCAAGATCTACTACGTCTCGCCGAAGGGCGAAAAGAAGGTCGTTGATACCGGGCTGAAGTTCGCGAACGGCATCACGGTGTCGCCGGACCAAACACTGCTCTACGTCGCGGACAGCCGGACGCACTGGGTTTACAGTTACTCCATTCAGCCCGACGGCACGCTCACAAACAAACAGAAATACTACCACCTCTACGTCCACGACCGCGACGACGATTCCGGCGCGGACGGGCTGCGCGTGGACCGCGACGGTCGCCTGTGGGTCGCGACCAAGGCGGGCTTGCAGGTGTGCGACCAGGCGGGCCGCGTGAACTGCATCATCCCCACGCCGAACGGCAAGGTCTCGAACCTGACGTTCGGCGGCGAGAACATGGACGTGATCTACGCGACCTGCGGCGAGAAGGTCTACAGCCGCAAGGTGAAGGTGAAAGGCGCGAACGCATTCGAGAAGCCGTTCAAGCCGGCTACCCCGCGGCTATAA
- a CDS encoding sigma-70 family RNA polymerase sigma factor, producing the protein MTRYLPTTRSSRNVMVAMVLGTALATSPARAAASTATAAPSSKAVTDISKYCQTCWRNARVPADRWQDCTQAVFVRLLERVEAEKWGTVLVDSETDERREFLRAIDAVKKRTQRARKFAALSPDLPDRHPVANTTRDDRDAVAKVAAEQLSPRQRRILELTADGWPVPEIATELATTVERVSDEKYKAIKKLQHHFGNV; encoded by the coding sequence ATGACCCGATATTTGCCCACGACACGTTCTTCACGCAACGTGATGGTAGCGATGGTGTTGGGCACCGCCCTCGCCACGTCGCCGGCGCGGGCCGCTGCTTCCACCGCGACCGCAGCGCCCAGCTCGAAAGCCGTTACCGACATCAGCAAGTACTGCCAGACGTGCTGGCGGAACGCCCGCGTACCGGCCGACCGGTGGCAGGACTGCACCCAAGCCGTTTTCGTCCGCTTACTCGAGCGCGTCGAAGCGGAGAAGTGGGGCACCGTGCTGGTGGACAGCGAAACGGACGAGCGCCGCGAGTTCCTCCGCGCCATCGACGCCGTGAAGAAACGCACCCAGCGCGCCCGCAAGTTTGCGGCGCTATCACCCGATCTACCCGACCGGCACCCCGTCGCGAACACGACACGCGACGACCGCGACGCCGTGGCAAAGGTTGCCGCCGAGCAACTCAGCCCGCGCCAGCGCCGGATTCTGGAACTGACCGCGGACGGTTGGCCGGTGCCCGAGATCGCCACAGAACTGGCCACGACCGTCGAGCGAGTGAGCGACGAGAAGTACAAGGCCATCAAGAAGTTGCAGCACCACTTCGGCAACGTGTAG
- a CDS encoding EF-hand domain-containing protein, whose translation MPHTAYLFSVPLVCFLAYCAPDCRAAEDQEQFEEKTVARCAERVLKNAKNDRTVWLKELESAFPGKVMNANTEEEYAMWFALLIGKSEQWHRDSASPGLADLFDRVVQRLELGPVPSITREEFTRYAKRLMKDAAQAGTGGDPAEDADKVFRVLDRNGNGELEPEELTSGLKDEKDHADADGNGRITKEEYRGYFQRKVTFKADQLSAAAKANENPQARGSEGKPKPGAGVPEWFATLDADKDGQIALFEWRKDSRPIALFTEMDLNGDGLLTRDEYLRYVRMTENKLKQERREVKE comes from the coding sequence ATGCCCCACACTGCCTACCTTTTCTCCGTACCGCTCGTGTGCTTCCTTGCGTACTGCGCGCCCGATTGCCGCGCCGCGGAGGACCAAGAACAGTTTGAAGAAAAGACCGTCGCGCGCTGCGCCGAGCGGGTACTAAAGAACGCCAAAAACGACCGCACAGTCTGGCTCAAGGAACTGGAGTCCGCGTTCCCCGGTAAGGTGATGAACGCGAACACCGAAGAAGAGTACGCGATGTGGTTCGCGTTACTCATTGGTAAGAGCGAACAGTGGCACCGTGACTCGGCCTCTCCCGGGCTCGCGGACCTGTTCGACCGGGTGGTTCAGCGCCTGGAACTCGGCCCGGTGCCGTCGATTACGCGCGAAGAGTTCACGCGGTACGCCAAGCGGCTCATGAAGGATGCGGCGCAGGCAGGCACCGGGGGCGACCCGGCCGAAGACGCGGACAAGGTGTTCCGCGTGCTGGACCGCAACGGCAACGGTGAATTGGAACCCGAGGAACTGACTTCGGGATTGAAGGACGAAAAAGATCACGCCGACGCGGACGGGAACGGGCGCATCACAAAAGAAGAGTACCGCGGGTACTTCCAGCGTAAGGTGACGTTCAAAGCGGACCAACTCTCGGCCGCGGCCAAAGCGAACGAAAACCCACAAGCCCGCGGATCGGAAGGCAAGCCGAAACCGGGCGCGGGGGTGCCGGAGTGGTTCGCCACGCTCGACGCCGACAAGGACGGTCAAATCGCGCTCTTCGAGTGGCGCAAGGACAGCCGCCCCATCGCGCTGTTCACCGAAATGGACCTCAACGGCGACGGCCTACTGACACGCGACGAGTACCTGCGTTACGTGCGGATGACCGAGAACAAGCTGAAACAAGAGCGACGTGAAGTGAAGGAATAA
- a CDS encoding TIGR02996 domain-containing protein, with amino-acid sequence MSDGEALRAAIRANPTEVNARLVFADWLDENSDPGGGLVRLLVESSLWEAVPKVADWFHQHHDWPMAERFILEEWVPEALARNRWPDPVRLQSCATTIATRILPVAEHGLQPHEHSRLAYTNVLRAHEEAVPARISAVAANIAEMCLSTFGDGAGDASHQEYCEQAHVIAWAWLDLPPLRPAPTPFPNDIAPVVPESQFQPPPTLDRRAWWRRLFGN; translated from the coding sequence ATGTCCGACGGAGAAGCACTCCGAGCAGCCATTCGCGCGAACCCGACCGAGGTCAATGCTCGGTTGGTGTTCGCCGACTGGCTCGACGAGAACTCCGACCCGGGAGGCGGTCTCGTGCGCCTTCTGGTCGAATCGTCGCTCTGGGAAGCCGTGCCGAAAGTGGCGGACTGGTTTCACCAACACCACGATTGGCCAATGGCGGAGCGGTTCATTTTGGAAGAGTGGGTACCGGAAGCGCTCGCCCGGAACCGGTGGCCGGACCCGGTGCGACTGCAGTCGTGTGCTACCACAATCGCCACGCGGATACTTCCCGTAGCTGAGCACGGCCTACAGCCCCACGAGCACTCGCGGCTGGCGTACACAAATGTGCTCCGAGCGCACGAGGAAGCCGTGCCCGCGCGCATTTCTGCCGTAGCAGCCAACATTGCCGAAATGTGCTTGTCCACCTTCGGTGACGGTGCAGGCGATGCTTCCCACCAGGAGTATTGCGAGCAGGCCCACGTTATTGCGTGGGCGTGGTTAGATCTGCCCCCACTTCGACCGGCACCAACTCCATTCCCGAACGACATCGCACCCGTCGTACCCGAGTCCCAGTTCCAACCGCCTCCGACCCTCGACCGGCGCGCGTGGTGGCGCCGGCTGTTCGGTAACTGA
- a CDS encoding ABC transporter permease, translating to MSDVSTNPPPPEFLPGKPKPANNNLSLARGTDGAGVRAVKAVTRFFRTIFSLIGTLFVIGFSLLPLSALLIALPAVSPNEAVLTDSIRPARSWLKRTARRVFAALAGLVVLVALVAFAIEVVSRLPLGSGGQVGTLARKVFSYSISDFVPDDQPPADLPSGKVWLTTPELLQRVHVLRQSANRPNLNPRDKTEATTNLREAEAELADRTPKSPKLQLLQNPDLAPVLAVPLWKLLPPTLVDHWPFVFLVVYGTDLLLLLLIGKVPLAYNFRYLWVRKRDTALTAVAFTVVVALVVVLLAFVNGMYKLNETTGVPGNVLVMSEGSTDELFSNLARGGEVDNTMRVHLTADEKGRPINGGQGVGVARGTFGPDGKLTRLPPEAPKDLPGAVPLGSYESYIVMNQAVVTKPGEPQRRRFLQLRAFQDVRVGAAVHNIELDPGGKWFSGAGVEPGSKAPDGREYLHCCIGEGAAATLGEDVSKPQLALGDTFELGDRWWKVIGLMRTRGTTYGSEVWTGIENPVVRATGKGDKYTTLVIRMADDTDASARAMAYHLNEVYDQAKLKAFSEPDYYKELTKTNEQFLTAIVMMALIMAVGGIFGVMNTMFASIAARIKEVGVLRILGFKRWQILISFMIESLAIAFVGGLAGCLLGYLANGFEAASTLSGGQGGGKSVTLTMQVDLPIIATGMLFTLVMGRLGGLVPALSAMRMEILDSLR from the coding sequence ATGTCTGATGTTTCGACGAACCCGCCCCCACCCGAGTTTCTCCCCGGGAAACCGAAGCCGGCGAACAACAACCTCAGCCTCGCTCGGGGAACGGACGGGGCCGGGGTGCGCGCGGTAAAGGCAGTCACTCGGTTCTTCCGCACCATTTTCAGCCTCATCGGGACGCTGTTCGTCATCGGCTTCTCCCTGCTCCCGCTCTCCGCGCTCCTCATCGCGCTACCGGCCGTGTCACCGAACGAAGCCGTGCTCACGGACTCGATCCGGCCCGCCCGGTCCTGGCTTAAACGCACCGCGCGGCGGGTGTTCGCGGCGCTTGCCGGGTTGGTCGTGCTCGTGGCGCTCGTGGCGTTCGCCATTGAGGTCGTGTCGCGCCTGCCGCTCGGGAGCGGCGGGCAAGTGGGTACGCTCGCGCGCAAGGTGTTCAGTTACTCGATCTCGGATTTTGTGCCCGACGACCAACCGCCGGCCGACCTACCATCGGGTAAAGTGTGGCTCACCACGCCCGAACTGCTCCAGCGGGTCCACGTGCTGCGCCAGTCCGCGAACCGCCCGAACCTCAACCCGCGCGACAAGACGGAAGCGACCACAAACCTCCGCGAAGCGGAAGCGGAGCTCGCCGATCGCACGCCGAAATCACCCAAACTCCAACTCTTGCAGAACCCCGATCTCGCGCCGGTACTGGCCGTTCCTTTGTGGAAGCTGTTACCGCCGACGCTCGTCGACCACTGGCCGTTCGTGTTCCTCGTTGTGTACGGCACGGACCTGCTCCTGTTGCTGCTCATTGGTAAAGTGCCGCTCGCGTACAACTTCCGCTATTTGTGGGTGCGGAAGCGCGATACCGCGCTCACGGCGGTTGCGTTCACCGTGGTCGTCGCACTCGTGGTCGTGTTGCTGGCGTTCGTTAACGGCATGTACAAGCTGAACGAAACGACCGGCGTGCCCGGTAACGTGCTCGTCATGTCCGAAGGCTCCACCGACGAACTGTTCAGCAACCTCGCGCGCGGCGGCGAAGTCGACAACACGATGCGGGTTCACCTGACGGCCGACGAGAAGGGGCGCCCCATCAACGGCGGGCAGGGCGTGGGCGTCGCCCGCGGGACATTCGGCCCGGACGGGAAGCTCACGCGCCTGCCCCCGGAAGCGCCCAAAGACTTACCCGGCGCGGTCCCACTGGGGAGCTACGAGTCTTACATCGTGATGAACCAAGCGGTGGTAACGAAACCGGGCGAACCCCAGCGCCGCCGGTTCCTCCAACTGCGTGCGTTCCAGGACGTTCGTGTCGGCGCCGCCGTTCACAACATCGAACTCGATCCGGGGGGGAAATGGTTCTCGGGTGCGGGCGTGGAACCCGGTTCAAAAGCTCCCGACGGGCGCGAGTACCTCCACTGCTGCATCGGCGAAGGCGCCGCGGCCACGCTCGGCGAGGACGTGAGTAAGCCACAACTCGCGCTGGGAGATACGTTTGAGTTGGGCGACCGCTGGTGGAAGGTCATCGGACTGATGCGCACCCGCGGCACCACTTACGGTTCGGAGGTCTGGACCGGGATCGAAAACCCCGTGGTGCGCGCGACCGGTAAGGGCGACAAGTACACCACGCTCGTCATCCGTATGGCCGACGACACGGACGCCTCCGCGCGGGCAATGGCGTACCACCTCAACGAGGTGTACGATCAGGCCAAACTGAAAGCGTTCTCGGAGCCGGACTACTACAAGGAACTCACGAAGACGAACGAGCAGTTCCTCACCGCGATCGTGATGATGGCGCTCATCATGGCGGTGGGCGGGATCTTCGGTGTGATGAACACGATGTTCGCTTCGATCGCGGCCCGTATCAAGGAAGTGGGCGTGCTGCGCATCCTCGGTTTCAAGCGCTGGCAGATCCTCATCTCGTTCATGATCGAGTCACTGGCGATCGCGTTCGTGGGCGGACTGGCCGGGTGCCTGCTCGGGTACCTCGCGAACGGCTTCGAGGCCGCGAGCACGCTCTCCGGTGGGCAGGGCGGCGGGAAGAGTGTCACGCTCACGATGCAGGTCGATTTACCGATCATCGCGACCGGGATGCTGTTCACACTCGTGATGGGGCGGCTCGGCGGGCTCGTCCCGGCGCTCTCGGCGATGCGGATGGAAATCCTCGATTCGCTCCGGTGA